From the Roseibium salinum genome, one window contains:
- a CDS encoding Fur family transcriptional regulator, with translation MSAHAHPELTKNQALVFGSLAEAGGPLTAYAILDDLRDSGFRAPLQVYRALDKLVAYGMVHRLESLNAFVACSHKGCSGHGTAAFAICEKCGDVREFTPDEAIRALRAWTESQGFTSTRTTIELRGTCKDCNAANSPN, from the coding sequence ATGAGCGCTCACGCGCATCCTGAACTGACGAAAAACCAGGCGCTGGTCTTCGGATCCCTTGCGGAGGCCGGAGGCCCCCTGACGGCCTATGCCATCCTGGATGATCTGCGCGACAGTGGGTTCCGTGCGCCGCTTCAGGTCTACCGGGCGCTCGACAAGCTGGTCGCATACGGCATGGTGCACCGCCTGGAAAGCCTGAACGCCTTCGTGGCCTGTTCCCACAAGGGATGTTCCGGTCACGGCACTGCTGCGTTTGCCATTTGTGAAAAATGCGGCGATGTGCGTGAATTCACGCCGGACGAGGCGATCAGGGCCTTGCGGGCCTGGACAGAAAGCCAGGGCTTCACATCGACCAGAACGACGATCGAATTGCGGGGCACCTGCAAGGACTGCAACGCGGCGAACTCGCCAAATTAG
- a CDS encoding metal ABC transporter permease, with product MLDDFFTRALVAGIGVAVVAGPLGCFIIWRRMAYFGDTLSHAALLGVALSLLLEINTTLAVGGVSILLAAMLVLLRRSNTLSSDAILGLLSHSALAVGLVCLAFMTWVRVDLLGLLFGDILAVTRLDIAMIYGGGGLVLVVLALIWRRLFAATVSPDLAAGEGLRPERTDLVFMMLTAVVIAISLKIVGALLITALLIIPAAAARRLSASPEQMAVIAALAGAASVIGGLYASLNYDTPSGPSIVVAAMVLFVASLVPGGRVVRSMLAKTGGDRP from the coding sequence ATGCTGGATGATTTCTTCACAAGGGCTCTGGTCGCCGGCATCGGTGTCGCGGTGGTCGCCGGCCCGCTCGGCTGTTTCATCATCTGGCGCCGGATGGCCTATTTCGGCGATACCCTGTCCCATGCGGCTCTGCTGGGTGTCGCACTGTCCCTGCTGCTCGAGATCAACACGACACTGGCCGTGGGCGGCGTTTCGATCCTGCTGGCGGCCATGCTGGTGTTGCTGCGGCGAAGCAATACGCTGTCTTCCGACGCGATTCTGGGCCTGCTGTCGCATTCGGCCCTTGCCGTGGGCCTGGTCTGTCTCGCCTTCATGACCTGGGTACGTGTGGACCTTCTGGGCCTGCTCTTCGGCGACATCCTGGCGGTCACCCGACTGGACATCGCCATGATCTATGGCGGCGGTGGCCTCGTGCTGGTCGTGCTGGCACTCATCTGGCGGCGCCTTTTCGCAGCCACGGTCAGCCCGGACCTGGCGGCCGGGGAGGGATTGCGGCCCGAGCGGACGGACCTCGTTTTCATGATGCTGACCGCCGTGGTGATCGCGATTTCCCTGAAAATCGTCGGCGCTTTGCTGATTACTGCCCTTTTGATCATTCCGGCGGCTGCCGCACGACGCCTCTCCGCTTCTCCGGAGCAAATGGCGGTCATCGCGGCGCTGGCAGGGGCCGCCTCCGTCATTGGCGGGCTCTATGCATCCTTGAACTATGACACACCGTCAGGTCCGTCGATTGTCGTCGCCGCCATGGTGTTGTTCGTTGCCAGTCTTGTCCCTGGCGGCCGTGTTGTGCGAAGCATGTTGGCGAAGACGGGAGGAGACCGGCCATGA
- a CDS encoding metal ABC transporter ATP-binding protein encodes MTDPQTQLVKLEGAGVRKGAEWLVRGVDLSVSPGEIITLIGPNGSGKSTTAKMALGILTPSEGRAVRVPGLKVGYVPQKLTIDWTLPLSVHRFLRLTNHLSVAECTKALEQTGAGRLLNAEMRNLSGGELQRVMLARAIARNPDLLVLDEPVQGVDYAGEIAIYDLISEIRSTMGCGILMISHDLHVVMAAADQVVCLNGHVCCRGTPSDVSKDANYQALFGARAGAALAVYEHHHDHVHLPDGQVRHADGTLCSACPGEHHDHVHDEPHKQTDLSNAG; translated from the coding sequence ATGACAGACCCACAAACCCAGCTGGTGAAGCTCGAAGGTGCCGGTGTCCGCAAGGGTGCCGAATGGCTCGTGCGCGGCGTCGACCTTTCGGTCTCGCCGGGCGAGATCATAACGCTGATCGGGCCGAATGGTTCGGGAAAATCGACCACGGCGAAGATGGCCCTGGGTATTCTCACCCCGAGCGAGGGCCGCGCGGTGCGAGTCCCCGGTCTGAAGGTGGGCTATGTCCCGCAGAAGCTGACCATCGATTGGACGCTGCCGTTAAGCGTCCACCGCTTCCTCAGGCTGACCAACCATCTGTCGGTCGCCGAGTGCACAAAGGCACTGGAGCAGACCGGAGCCGGGCGGCTCTTGAATGCGGAAATGCGGAACCTGTCGGGCGGAGAACTCCAGCGCGTCATGCTTGCCCGGGCAATTGCCCGCAATCCCGATCTGCTTGTGCTCGATGAGCCGGTGCAGGGGGTCGATTATGCCGGCGAAATCGCGATCTACGACCTGATTTCCGAAATCCGCAGCACAATGGGCTGTGGCATCCTGATGATTTCGCACGACCTTCATGTGGTTATGGCCGCGGCCGACCAGGTGGTCTGCCTGAACGGGCATGTCTGCTGCCGGGGAACGCCGTCGGACGTGAGCAAGGACGCCAACTACCAGGCGCTGTTCGGTGCGCGCGCGGGAGCGGCACTGGCGGTCTATGAACATCACCATGACCACGTCCACCTGCCGGACGGCCAGGTGCGCCACGCCGACGGCACGCTGTGTTCCGCCTGCCCGGGAGAGCATCACGACCACGTCCATGACGAACCGCACAAGCAGACTGATCTGAGCAATGCTGGATGA
- a CDS encoding mannose-1-phosphate guanylyltransferase, which translates to MIFPCILSGGVGSRLWPLSRTDRPKQFLPIFGGESLFQKTCKRVDHPGFAAPIIIGSNNHRFLIGEQLAEQDLESSAILLEPVGRNTAPPTLMAAMIAAEADPEALVLLLPSDHLIRKEDVFVDTVFKAEEAARNGSLVTFGITPKEPNTGYGYIKVTDGSAPVRPVEAFVEKPDLARAEAFLKDGSYVWNAGIFLFPRRR; encoded by the coding sequence ATGATTTTTCCCTGTATCTTGTCCGGTGGGGTCGGTTCCCGGCTATGGCCGCTGTCGCGCACCGACAGGCCAAAGCAGTTTCTGCCGATCTTCGGCGGCGAAAGCCTTTTTCAGAAAACCTGCAAGCGGGTCGACCATCCCGGCTTTGCCGCACCCATAATCATCGGGAGCAACAATCACCGCTTCCTCATCGGCGAACAATTGGCCGAGCAGGATCTTGAATCCAGTGCCATCCTGCTCGAACCGGTCGGCCGCAACACCGCCCCTCCCACGCTGATGGCCGCAATGATCGCAGCCGAAGCCGATCCGGAGGCTCTCGTGCTGCTGCTGCCGTCGGATCACCTGATCAGGAAGGAAGACGTGTTTGTGGACACCGTCTTCAAAGCCGAGGAAGCAGCCCGGAACGGCTCGCTCGTTACCTTCGGCATCACGCCGAAGGAGCCGAATACCGGTTACGGATACATCAAGGTGACCGATGGCAGCGCGCCCGTGCGGCCGGTGGAGGCCTTTGTCGAAAAGCCGGATCTTGCGCGCGCCGAGGCCTTTCTGAAGGACGGGAGCTATGTCTGGAATGCCGGCATTTTTCTTTTTCCGCGCAGACGATGA
- a CDS encoding cupin domain-containing protein yields MIDAFKAHQPAMYKDVAAVMKSRHSDLDFVRLDREAFEKLADISIDYAIMEKADNVVCAPVAPEWDDLGSWSAIWSVLDKDGDGNSGLGDTRFLDSRDCLAYAERCLVSVIGLEDVMVIATSDSVLVAHKDRAQDVKTVVEELKAEGRKEVELHPRSYRPWGYTERINAGDRFAVQSMMIKPGKGLSLQSHLHRAEHWVVVSGTVEITINGQTRLLTENQSAYVPLGAQHTLHNRGKIPVQMIEVQSGTYLQEDDIVRHAGTSQQS; encoded by the coding sequence ATGATCGATGCCTTCAAGGCCCATCAGCCGGCGATGTACAAGGATGTCGCCGCGGTCATGAAATCCCGGCACAGCGATCTCGATTTCGTGCGCCTCGACAGGGAAGCATTCGAAAAACTCGCCGACATTTCCATCGACTACGCCATCATGGAAAAGGCGGACAATGTCGTTTGCGCGCCCGTGGCGCCCGAATGGGACGACCTCGGGTCATGGTCGGCAATCTGGAGCGTTCTGGACAAGGACGGCGACGGCAATTCCGGTCTCGGCGACACGCGCTTCCTGGACAGCAGGGATTGCCTTGCCTATGCCGAGCGCTGTCTCGTTTCGGTCATCGGTCTTGAGGACGTCATGGTGATCGCCACGAGCGACAGTGTCCTGGTCGCCCACAAGGACCGGGCGCAGGACGTCAAGACGGTGGTTGAAGAGCTCAAGGCTGAGGGACGAAAGGAAGTGGAACTGCATCCGCGCTCCTACCGCCCCTGGGGTTATACGGAGCGCATCAATGCCGGAGACCGCTTTGCGGTCCAGTCGATGATGATCAAACCCGGCAAGGGCCTCAGCCTTCAAAGCCACCTGCACCGGGCCGAGCATTGGGTGGTCGTTTCCGGCACCGTGGAGATAACCATCAACGGCCAAACCAGGCTGCTCACGGAAAACCAGTCCGCCTATGTGCCCCTGGGCGCCCAGCACACGCTGCACAATCGCGGCAAGATCCCGGTCCAGATGATCGAAGTTCAGTCCGGAACCTACCTGCAGGAGGACGATATCGTGCGGCACGCCGGGACATCACAACAAAGCTGA
- the pcaF gene encoding 3-oxoadipyl-CoA thiolase, producing the protein MHHVFICDYVRTPIGRFGGKLSSVRADDLGAIPIEALMERNPDTDWTEVDDVFYGCANQAGEDNRNVARMSALLAGLPDTVPALTLNRLCGSGMDAVLTAARAIKAGEIDLAIAGGVESMSRAPFVMPKAEAAFSRNAEIYDTTIGWRFVNPLLRNQYGIDSMPETAENVAEEFSISRQDQDAFAARSQQRAEKAQASGRLAEEIVPVMIPQRKGDPVLVDTDEHPRPGTTLESLAGLKSPFRENGTVTAGTASGVNDGAAALLIASEAAVEKYNLKPIARIVGGATAGVPPRIMGIGPAPATRKLCARHGISLAEFDVIELNEAFAAQAVAVMRDLGLPEDAEFLNPNGGAIALGHPLGMSGARIAGSAALELKKRGGKLALATMCIGVGQGISIALAAA; encoded by the coding sequence ATGCACCACGTCTTCATCTGCGATTATGTCCGCACGCCGATCGGCCGGTTCGGCGGCAAGCTCTCCTCGGTGCGCGCGGACGACCTCGGCGCGATCCCCATCGAAGCGCTTATGGAACGCAATCCCGATACGGACTGGACGGAAGTGGATGATGTCTTTTACGGCTGCGCCAACCAGGCCGGCGAGGACAACCGCAACGTCGCGCGCATGTCAGCGCTTCTGGCAGGCTTGCCCGACACCGTTCCGGCGCTCACCCTCAACCGCCTGTGCGGATCGGGAATGGACGCGGTTCTGACGGCGGCCAGAGCCATCAAGGCCGGCGAAATCGACCTGGCGATCGCGGGCGGCGTAGAAAGCATGTCCCGTGCCCCCTTCGTGATGCCGAAAGCGGAGGCCGCCTTTTCGCGCAATGCAGAGATCTACGACACGACGATCGGCTGGCGCTTCGTCAACCCGCTGCTCAGGAACCAGTACGGCATAGATTCAATGCCCGAAACGGCCGAAAACGTCGCGGAGGAGTTTTCGATCTCGCGCCAGGACCAGGATGCCTTTGCCGCCCGCAGCCAGCAGAGGGCCGAAAAAGCCCAGGCGTCCGGACGCCTTGCCGAAGAAATCGTGCCTGTCATGATACCTCAGCGCAAGGGCGACCCGGTTCTGGTGGACACGGACGAGCACCCGCGGCCCGGCACGACGCTGGAGTCCCTGGCCGGCCTCAAGTCGCCGTTCCGGGAAAACGGCACGGTAACGGCCGGGACGGCATCAGGGGTGAATGACGGCGCTGCCGCGCTGCTGATCGCGTCCGAAGCTGCGGTCGAAAAGTACAATCTCAAGCCGATCGCCCGCATCGTCGGCGGAGCAACCGCAGGTGTGCCGCCGCGGATCATGGGAATCGGCCCCGCTCCCGCAACCCGGAAGCTGTGTGCCCGCCACGGCATCTCGCTGGCGGAATTCGATGTGATCGAGTTGAATGAGGCCTTCGCCGCCCAGGCGGTGGCCGTCATGCGTGACCTCGGCCTGCCGGAAGATGCCGAGTTCCTGAACCCCAACGGCGGAGCGATCGCCCTTGGCCATCCGCTCGGCATGTCCGGCGCCAGGATTGCCGGATCGGCGGCCCTCGAGCTCAAGAAGCGCGGTGGAAAGCTCGCGCTCGCGACCATGTGCATCGGCGTCGGCCAGGGAATATCCATCGCCCTGGCTGCAGCTTGA
- a CDS encoding PadR family transcriptional regulator, whose protein sequence is MSVRSLCLAILSFGDATGYEIRKQSTEGRFSYFEDASFGSIYPALARLESEGLVTVREEPQPGKPARKVYSITEPGRAEFIASLCEPQAPDTFKSPFLLIALNAALLPPEVIRRAVERRKAQVREELKLLTDTEEDKQCQHPGSKWTRDYGIACMNSTLAYLEEHGEALIKIAEDAAQAIPAAAE, encoded by the coding sequence ATGAGCGTACGCAGCTTGTGTCTTGCCATCCTGTCCTTCGGAGATGCGACCGGCTATGAAATCCGGAAGCAGTCCACCGAAGGACGGTTCAGCTATTTCGAGGATGCCAGCTTCGGTTCGATCTATCCTGCTCTGGCCCGGTTGGAATCGGAAGGGCTGGTCACGGTGCGCGAGGAACCGCAACCGGGCAAGCCGGCGCGGAAGGTCTATTCCATCACGGAGCCCGGGCGTGCGGAATTCATAGCCTCCCTGTGCGAACCGCAGGCCCCGGACACGTTCAAGTCCCCGTTTCTGCTGATCGCGCTGAATGCAGCCCTCTTGCCGCCGGAAGTCATCCGCCGCGCGGTGGAGCGGCGCAAGGCCCAGGTACGCGAAGAGCTGAAACTGCTGACGGACACGGAAGAAGACAAGCAATGCCAGCACCCCGGCTCCAAATGGACGCGGGACTACGGGATCGCCTGCATGAATTCCACCCTGGCCTATCTGGAAGAGCATGGCGAGGCCCTTATCAAGATTGCTGAAGACGCGGCCCAAGCCATTCCGGCGGCGGCGGAGTAA
- a CDS encoding efflux RND transporter periplasmic adaptor subunit gives MQVKRLAAEDRQAILEVRGRTEAEAKVAVRASTSDDVVERPAREGARVEAGDVLCVLDKGTREASVLEAKAALAQAELDHAAATQLNTKGFTAQTRVAAVQAQLDAAKARLEEAELELQRTVIRAPIGGLIESPMAEIGAQLDKGGICATVVDADPLIAIGQVSELSISKISTGMPAEVALVTGENLEGEVRYISPSADPDTRTFRIEVALPNPEGKARDGVTAVTRIPLPVERAHKISPAILTLNDAGQVGIRAIDENNTTVFYPIQVLGGEQDGMWVGGLPEEVTAITVGQEYVSDGQIVEPVYETAEVDQ, from the coding sequence GTGCAGGTTAAGCGCCTTGCCGCAGAGGACCGGCAGGCTATCCTGGAAGTGCGCGGACGCACGGAAGCGGAAGCCAAGGTCGCCGTCCGGGCTTCGACCAGCGACGATGTCGTAGAACGACCGGCCCGGGAAGGCGCCCGCGTGGAGGCGGGCGACGTGCTTTGCGTTTTGGACAAGGGCACCCGCGAGGCAAGTGTCCTGGAGGCCAAGGCTGCGCTTGCACAGGCCGAACTCGACCATGCCGCTGCCACGCAACTGAACACCAAGGGCTTCACCGCCCAGACCCGTGTTGCCGCGGTACAGGCGCAGCTGGATGCCGCCAAGGCGCGGCTCGAGGAAGCCGAGCTCGAGCTTCAGCGGACTGTGATCCGGGCTCCGATCGGCGGGTTGATCGAAAGCCCCATGGCCGAAATCGGAGCGCAGCTCGACAAGGGCGGCATTTGCGCGACCGTTGTCGATGCGGATCCATTGATTGCCATCGGTCAGGTCTCCGAGCTCAGCATCAGCAAGATTTCCACCGGCATGCCGGCGGAAGTCGCCCTGGTGACCGGAGAGAACCTGGAAGGCGAGGTCCGGTATATCTCGCCGTCTGCCGATCCGGATACCAGGACGTTCCGCATCGAGGTCGCGCTGCCCAACCCGGAGGGCAAGGCCCGCGACGGTGTTACCGCCGTGACGAGGATCCCATTGCCCGTGGAGCGTGCACACAAGATTTCTCCCGCGATCCTGACGCTCAACGATGCCGGACAGGTTGGAATTCGCGCCATTGACGAAAACAATACGACGGTCTTCTACCCGATCCAGGTGCTGGGCGGAGAGCAGGACGGAATGTGGGTCGGCGGTTTGCCGGAAGAAGTCACCGCCATCACCGTGGGGCAGGAATACGTCTCTGACGGGCAGATCGTGGAGCCGGTCTACGAGACGGCAGAGGTTGACCAATGA
- a CDS encoding efflux RND transporter permease subunit codes for MIDMLEGVLRRPKTVFVLMLALIAAGIVAYISIPKEASPDIDLPIFYISVTQQGISPEDSERLLVRPMETELRGLDGLKEITAIASESHAGFVLEFDISFNKDEALADVRDKVDQAKSKLPDEAEEPTITEMNFALAPTMFVALSGDVPERTLYQHARRLKDEIEAIDSVRSADLTGHREELLEVLIDTQKLESYSITQQELLNALRMNNQLVPAGFIDGGKGRFNVKVPGLVESAEDVYTLPLKQSGEGVVTLADVAEIRRTFKDANAYTRVNGNPAIALQVVKRIGTNIIENNAAVRAAVENASKDWPETIHVDMMLDQSSHIFEVLGSLESSILTAIFLVMILVLAALGLRSALLVGLAIPTSFMVGFLILGGVGYTINNMVMFGLVLTVGLLVDGAIVMTEYADRKIHEGMEDREAYIRAAKLMFWPIVSSTATTLVAFLPMLLWPGVAGEFMSYLPIMVIIVLTASLFTAMIFLPVTGGILARVSHWLSRHATVLLALTFAILAALAVGMGPFVPAALAGSVPANAMLPLTALLAIAAFVVVGYLSYRILRPFVRWSQARAARQAAIDREEAAALSGAEKFDVRKVRGFTGVYVRVLKMFAGNPIGNIAALVLLIGSCAVILGAFIANPTGVQFFIDEEPEQAVVLVSGRGNMSAAEARDLVVKVEEKIMTVTGVENVITNSFTPGGSSGGPSVGDVQDKPADVMGEINIELADFCCRRVAKEIFAEIRAATAEIPGIKVETRKIEGGPPTGKDVQLEVRSTDYSDMVAAVARIRDHINGADTLIDQEDDRPLPGIEWQIAIDREQAGRYKANIASVGNMVQLVTNGVLIGTYRPGDSEDEVDIRVRLPDNERTMDQFDQLRLQTDLGLVPMANFVSREPAPKVSEIIRRDGLYSMFVKATVDPASGSNPTEQVGELQAWLDSQEWPSNVFLKFRGADEDQQESGIFLMKAAAASLFLMFLILLTQFNSFYQTILTLSTVVMSAFGVLLGMLLTNQPFSIIMTGTGVVALAGIVVNNAIVLIDTYNRFLEDGLTPLDAILKTSAQRIRPILLTTITTIAGLIPMATMINLDFFNQVVSFGGITAVWWVQLATAVISGLAFSTVLTLLMIPVMIAVPSVWAGVFRKIANRFRRQPATATTAQTDDADTQDRAAARVVSIPERPRRPPQEEMPYAAE; via the coding sequence ATGATAGACATGCTCGAAGGCGTCCTTCGACGTCCGAAAACGGTTTTCGTCCTGATGCTGGCGCTGATCGCAGCCGGTATCGTGGCGTATATTTCAATCCCGAAGGAAGCCAGCCCTGATATCGATCTGCCGATCTTCTACATTTCGGTCACGCAACAGGGCATTTCGCCGGAGGATTCGGAGCGCCTGCTGGTCCGGCCGATGGAAACCGAATTGCGCGGCCTGGACGGGCTGAAGGAAATCACCGCGATCGCCTCGGAAAGCCACGCAGGCTTCGTTCTGGAATTCGACATCTCGTTCAACAAGGACGAGGCCCTGGCGGATGTCCGCGACAAGGTCGACCAGGCAAAGAGCAAGCTTCCGGACGAGGCTGAGGAGCCGACGATCACGGAGATGAACTTTGCGCTGGCACCGACCATGTTCGTTGCACTCTCCGGCGATGTGCCCGAACGCACGCTCTATCAGCATGCCCGGCGCCTGAAGGACGAGATCGAGGCGATCGATAGCGTGCGTTCGGCGGATCTGACCGGCCACCGCGAAGAGCTGCTGGAAGTGCTGATCGATACCCAGAAACTGGAATCCTATTCGATCACCCAGCAGGAGCTGCTCAACGCGCTGCGGATGAACAACCAGCTCGTTCCGGCCGGTTTCATCGACGGTGGCAAGGGCCGCTTCAACGTCAAGGTGCCTGGCCTCGTGGAAAGCGCGGAGGATGTCTACACGCTGCCGCTGAAACAGAGCGGTGAAGGCGTCGTCACGCTGGCCGACGTTGCCGAAATCCGCCGCACGTTCAAGGACGCGAACGCCTATACCCGTGTGAACGGCAATCCGGCTATCGCCCTGCAGGTGGTGAAGCGGATCGGCACGAACATCATCGAGAACAATGCCGCCGTGCGGGCAGCGGTCGAAAACGCTTCGAAGGACTGGCCGGAAACCATCCATGTCGACATGATGCTCGACCAGTCCTCGCATATTTTCGAGGTTCTGGGCTCGCTGGAGTCCTCGATCCTGACCGCGATCTTCCTGGTCATGATCCTGGTTCTTGCGGCGCTCGGATTGCGCTCCGCCCTGCTCGTCGGCCTTGCGATCCCGACGTCGTTCATGGTCGGCTTCCTGATCCTGGGCGGTGTCGGCTACACGATCAACAACATGGTCATGTTCGGCCTCGTGCTGACAGTCGGCCTGCTCGTGGACGGCGCCATCGTGATGACGGAATATGCCGACCGGAAAATCCATGAGGGTATGGAAGACCGGGAAGCCTATATCCGGGCCGCCAAGCTTATGTTCTGGCCGATCGTCTCCTCCACGGCGACGACCCTTGTGGCCTTCCTGCCGATGCTGCTGTGGCCGGGCGTTGCCGGCGAGTTCATGAGTTACCTGCCGATCATGGTCATCATCGTCCTGACCGCGTCGCTGTTCACGGCAATGATCTTCCTGCCGGTGACAGGCGGAATACTTGCGCGGGTGTCTCACTGGTTGAGCCGGCATGCCACTGTGCTGCTGGCCCTCACCTTCGCGATACTGGCCGCACTTGCGGTGGGCATGGGACCGTTCGTCCCCGCTGCACTGGCCGGCTCCGTTCCCGCGAACGCGATGCTGCCGCTGACCGCGCTGCTCGCCATCGCTGCGTTCGTCGTCGTCGGCTACCTGTCCTACAGGATCCTGCGTCCGTTCGTGCGCTGGTCGCAGGCCCGCGCCGCCAGGCAGGCGGCGATCGACCGGGAGGAAGCTGCGGCTCTTTCCGGCGCGGAGAAGTTCGACGTGCGCAAGGTTCGCGGCTTCACCGGGGTTTATGTCCGCGTGCTGAAGATGTTTGCCGGCAATCCGATCGGCAATATCGCCGCGCTCGTGCTGTTGATCGGCAGTTGCGCCGTGATCCTCGGCGCATTCATCGCGAACCCGACCGGTGTTCAGTTCTTCATTGACGAAGAACCGGAACAGGCGGTCGTGCTGGTGTCCGGACGCGGCAACATGTCCGCGGCCGAGGCCCGCGATCTCGTCGTCAAGGTCGAAGAAAAGATCATGACGGTGACGGGTGTCGAGAATGTCATCACCAATTCCTTCACCCCGGGCGGTTCGTCCGGCGGTCCGTCTGTCGGTGACGTTCAGGACAAGCCTGCCGATGTCATGGGCGAGATCAATATCGAGCTCGCCGATTTCTGCTGCCGCCGGGTGGCGAAGGAGATCTTTGCCGAGATCCGTGCCGCCACGGCGGAGATACCTGGCATCAAGGTGGAAACCCGCAAGATCGAAGGCGGTCCGCCAACGGGCAAGGACGTCCAGCTCGAGGTCAGGTCGACCGACTATTCCGACATGGTGGCTGCGGTTGCCAGGATCCGTGACCACATCAACGGGGCGGACACGCTGATCGATCAGGAGGACGACCGTCCCCTGCCCGGCATCGAATGGCAGATCGCCATCGATCGGGAACAGGCCGGACGCTACAAGGCAAATATCGCCTCGGTCGGCAACATGGTCCAGCTGGTGACCAACGGTGTCCTCATCGGCACCTACCGTCCGGGCGACAGCGAAGACGAAGTCGATATCCGCGTCCGCCTGCCCGACAACGAGCGCACGATGGACCAGTTCGACCAGTTGCGGCTGCAGACCGATCTCGGACTGGTTCCCATGGCGAACTTCGTCAGCCGGGAACCGGCACCGAAAGTCTCGGAAATCATCCGCCGCGACGGGCTCTATTCCATGTTCGTGAAAGCCACCGTCGATCCGGCGTCCGGATCCAACCCGACGGAGCAGGTCGGCGAGCTTCAGGCGTGGCTGGATTCTCAGGAATGGCCGTCCAACGTCTTCCTGAAGTTCCGCGGTGCGGATGAGGACCAGCAGGAATCGGGCATATTCCTGATGAAAGCAGCGGCAGCCTCGCTCTTCCTGATGTTCCTGATCCTGTTGACCCAGTTCAACTCGTTCTACCAGACCATCCTGACCCTTTCGACCGTGGTCATGTCCGCGTTCGGGGTGCTTCTGGGCATGCTGCTTACCAACCAGCCGTTCTCGATCATCATGACCGGAACCGGGGTAGTGGCGCTCGCCGGCATCGTCGTGAACAACGCCATCGTGCTGATCGATACGTATAACCGGTTCCTGGAGGATGGATTGACGCCGCTGGATGCGATCCTGAAGACATCCGCACAGCGTATTCGCCCGATCCTCCTGACCACGATCACCACGATCGCCGGCCTGATCCCGATGGCCACCATGATCAACCTGGATTTCTTCAATCAGGTGGTCTCCTTTGGCGGCATTACGGCGGTCTGGTGGGTGCAGCTGGCAACGGCGGTGATTTCCGGCCTCGCCTTCTCCACCGTTCTGACGCTGCTCATGATCCCGGTCATGATCGCAGTGCCGAGCGTATGGGCGGGCGTGTTCCGGAAGATCGCCAACCGCTTCCGCCGTCAACCGGCAACGGCCACGACGGCGCAGACGGACGACGCCGACACGCAGGACCGTGCTGCGGCCCGGGTGGTCTCCATTCCGGAACGGCCAAGGCGCCCGCCGCAAGAGGAAATGCCTTACGCAGCGGAATGA
- a CDS encoding bifunctional helix-turn-helix transcriptional regulator/GNAT family N-acetyltransferase → MTHVSPDLVNDIRAASRRLVREFGFLDKTIAGTDLSGSGVHAILEIGLNPGLTAKDLVARLKLEKSTISRLLKSLEARGEIEQARSASDGRAFGLNLTQAGQQTFAAINRFADGQVRGALSRIRDSNAETVASALEAYADALAVPLADGAAPVHQYEIVEGYQTGMIGDVAAMHARTHGPIVGMGPTFESVVSNAMAEFMPRIGNPANNSWSVVENGEVIGSISIDGEDLGNNIAHLRWFILSERLRGKGLGKELLVRALDHCDRQGFDEIHLWTLKGLDAARSLYEKHGFELTDEYVGDQWGKAVTEQKFIRKRPGSRPAA, encoded by the coding sequence ATGACCCACGTCTCCCCCGATCTCGTCAACGACATCCGCGCCGCCTCCCGCAGGCTGGTCCGGGAATTCGGCTTTCTGGACAAGACCATCGCCGGGACAGACCTTTCCGGCTCGGGCGTGCATGCCATCTTGGAAATCGGGCTCAACCCGGGCCTGACCGCGAAGGATCTTGTGGCCAGGCTGAAGCTCGAAAAATCCACCATCAGCCGGCTGCTCAAATCACTGGAAGCGCGCGGCGAAATCGAACAGGCCCGCTCGGCCTCCGACGGACGGGCCTTCGGGTTGAACCTCACGCAGGCAGGGCAGCAGACATTCGCGGCGATCAACCGGTTCGCCGACGGCCAGGTCAGGGGCGCGCTCTCACGCATCAGGGACAGCAACGCTGAAACGGTGGCAAGCGCTCTGGAGGCCTATGCGGACGCGCTGGCAGTCCCGCTGGCGGACGGCGCGGCGCCCGTACATCAATATGAAATCGTCGAGGGCTATCAGACAGGCATGATCGGCGATGTCGCGGCCATGCATGCCCGCACCCACGGCCCGATTGTCGGGATGGGACCGACCTTCGAAAGCGTCGTCTCGAACGCCATGGCCGAATTCATGCCCCGCATCGGCAATCCGGCGAACAATAGCTGGAGCGTTGTCGAAAACGGCGAGGTGATCGGCTCGATCAGCATCGACGGTGAAGATCTGGGCAACAACATCGCTCACCTGCGCTGGTTCATTCTGTCGGAGCGTTTAAGAGGCAAGGGCCTTGGCAAAGAGCTTCTGGTAAGGGCGCTGGACCATTGCGACCGGCAGGGGTTCGATGAGATCCATCTCTGGACGCTCAAGGGACTGGACGCCGCTCGCAGTCTTTATGAAAAGCACGGATTCGAGCTGACCGACGAATATGTCGGCGATCAGTGGGGCAAGGCGGTGACGGAGCAGAAGTTTATCCGCAAGAGGCCCGGATCGCGGCCCGCAGCATGA